One Vigna unguiculata cultivar IT97K-499-35 chromosome 11, ASM411807v1, whole genome shotgun sequence DNA window includes the following coding sequences:
- the LOC114170045 gene encoding 60S ribosomal protein L3 codes for MSHRKFEHPRHGSLGFLPRKRASRHRGKVKSFPKDNPSQPCRLTAFVGYKAGMTHIVREVEKPGSKLHKKETCEAVTIIETPPLVVVGVVGYVKTPRGLRTLNTVWAQHLSEEVRRRFYKNWCKSKKKAFTKYTKKYETEEGKKDVESQLEKLKKYSTVIRVLAHTQIRKLRGLKQKKAHLMEIQVNGGTVSQKVDYAYSFFEKQIPVDAVFQKDEMIDIIGVTKGKGYEGVVTRWGVTRLPRKTHRGLRKVACIGAWHPARVSFTVARAGQNGYHHRTELNKKIYKVAKTGQESHTAITEFDRTEKDITPMGGFPHYGVVKDDYIMVKGCCVGPKKRVLTLRQSLLKQTSRVALEDIKLKFIDTSSKFGHGRFQTTQEKQKFYGRLKA; via the exons ATGTCGCATCGGAAGTTTGAGCACCCCAGGCACGGTTCCCTTGGCTTTCTCCCAAGGAAGCGAGCTTCTCGTCACCGTGGAAAGG TGAAGTCTTTCCCTAAAGACAATCCTAGTCAACCATGCAGGTTGACTGCCTTTGTGGGCTACAAGGCTGGAATGACCCACATTGTCAGGGAGGTTGAGAAACCAGGATCAA AACTTCATAAGAAAGAAACATGTGAAGCTGTCACTATCATTGAAACTCCTCCGTTGGTTGTTGTTGGAGTTGTGGGATACGTGAAGacaccacgtggccttcgtaCACTCAATACTGTTTGGGCTCAGCATCTAAGTGAAGAAGTCAGGAGACGGTTTTATAAGAATTGGTGCAAATCTAAAAAGAAGGCTTTTACCAAATACACAAAGAAGTATGAAACGGAGGAAGGGAAGAAAGATGTTGAATCTCAGCTTGAGAAACTGAAGAAGTATTCAACTGTCATTCGCGTTCTTGCTCATACTCAG ATAAGGAAGTTGAGGGGTCTGAAACAGAAGAAAGCACATTTGATGGAGATCCAAGTTAATGGTGGAACAGTATCACAGAAGGTGGATTACGCATACAGCTTCTTTGAGAAGCAAATCCCAGTGGATGCAGTTTTTCAGAAAGATGAGATGATTGATATCATTGGTGTGACTAAGGGTAAGGGTTATGAAGGTGTTGTGACTCGTTGGGGTGTTACTCGACTCCCTCGCAAGACTCACAGAGGTCTGAGGAAGGTTGCTTGTATTGGTGCCTGGCACCCTGCCCGTGTTTCTTTCACTGTTGCCAGGGCTGGTCAGAATGGTTATCATCATCGAACTGAGTTGAATAAGAAGATTTACAAAGTTGCCAAGACTGGCCAAGAGTCACATACTGCCATCACTGAGTTTGACAG GACTGAGAAGGATATTACGCCTATGGGTGGATTCCCACATTATGGTGTTGTGAAGGATGATTACATTATGGTGAAGGGATGCTGTGTTGGACCCAAGAAGAGGGTTCTCACTCTTCGTCAATCCCTTCTCAAACAGACATCTCGGGTGGCTTTGGAAGACATCAAACTCAAGTTCATAGACACCTCATCCAAGTTTGGACATGGCCGATTCCAGACCACTCAGGAGAAACAAAAGTTTTATGGTCGATTGAAGGCataa